A window of Pseudocalidococcus azoricus BACA0444 contains these coding sequences:
- the trpB gene encoding tryptophan synthase subunit beta — protein MSQRPDSLGRFGQFGGKYVPETLMPALTELEQAYSQYKTNPEFQAELSQLLRDYVGRATPLYFAERLTQHYAPADGNGPKIYLKREDLNHTGAHKINNALGQVLLAKRMGKKRIIAETGAGQHGVATATVCARFGLECIIYMGVQDMERQALNVFRMRLLGATVEPVSSGTGTLKDATSQAIRDWVTNVETTHYILGSVAGPHPYPMIVRDFHAVIGQETRQQCLEKWGGLPDILLACVGGGSNAMGLFHEFVPETQVRLMGVEAAGSGINTGHHAATLTQGQVGVLHGAMSYLLQDDDGQVLEAHSISAGLDYPGVGPEHSYLKDLGRAEYYSVTDDQALEALQRLSQLEGIIPALETAHALAYLEVLCPQLTNGERIVINCSGRGDKDVQTVAKYLTEKSE, from the coding sequence CTGTCGCAGCGTCCCGATTCCCTCGGTCGTTTTGGGCAATTTGGCGGTAAATATGTCCCTGAAACCCTGATGCCAGCCCTGACAGAATTAGAGCAAGCCTACAGTCAATACAAAACCAACCCGGAATTTCAGGCCGAACTCTCCCAATTGTTACGAGACTATGTGGGGCGGGCCACGCCGTTATATTTTGCTGAACGTTTAACCCAGCACTATGCCCCGGCCGATGGTAACGGCCCCAAAATTTATTTAAAGCGGGAAGATTTGAATCATACGGGCGCACATAAAATTAATAATGCTCTTGGCCAAGTCCTGCTGGCAAAACGGATGGGGAAAAAGCGAATTATTGCCGAAACAGGGGCCGGTCAACATGGGGTTGCGACTGCGACAGTTTGTGCCCGCTTTGGCCTGGAATGCATCATCTATATGGGGGTGCAGGATATGGAACGCCAGGCCTTGAATGTCTTTCGGATGCGTCTGTTAGGGGCCACCGTTGAACCCGTCAGCAGTGGGACTGGAACCCTCAAAGATGCCACCTCCCAGGCCATTCGGGATTGGGTCACCAATGTGGAAACGACTCACTATATTTTGGGTTCCGTGGCAGGCCCCCATCCCTATCCGATGATTGTGCGAGACTTTCATGCGGTGATTGGCCAAGAAACCCGGCAACAGTGCTTAGAAAAATGGGGCGGGCTACCGGATATTCTCCTGGCCTGTGTCGGGGGTGGCTCTAATGCGATGGGATTGTTCCATGAATTTGTCCCCGAAACTCAAGTGCGGTTAATGGGCGTGGAAGCGGCTGGCTCAGGGATTAATACGGGACATCATGCCGCCACTCTCACCCAAGGGCAAGTTGGGGTTCTCCACGGAGCCATGAGCTACCTTCTCCAGGATGATGATGGCCAAGTCCTCGAGGCTCATTCCATTAGTGCTGGCCTGGATTATCCGGGAGTTGGCCCCGAACATAGCTATTTGAAAGATTTGGGTCGAGCCGAATATTACAGTGTCACCGATGATCAAGCCTTAGAGGCACTGCAACGGTTATCCCAATTGGAAGGGATTATTCCGGCCCTAGAAACAGCCCATGCCCTCGCCTATTTAGAGGTTCTCTGCCCCCAACTGACTAATGGTGAGCGGATTGTGATTAACTGCTCTGGGCGGGGGGATAAGGA